One part of the Lycium ferocissimum isolate CSIRO_LF1 chromosome 8, AGI_CSIRO_Lferr_CH_V1, whole genome shotgun sequence genome encodes these proteins:
- the LOC132068709 gene encoding zinc finger protein CONSTANS-LIKE 10-like isoform X1 has translation MGHICEFCGEQRSIVYCRSDAACLCLSCDRNVHSANALSQRHSRTLLCERCNSQPAVVRRVEEKISLCKNCDSISHAGSDKRQALSCYTGCPSAAELSTIWSFLLDNPSTGDSTCEKGIGSMSITDNRPMDGQAPQGKFNSQDTSATVQVSEMHINDKSNVLMRSSMPTLGNKLNKVEQIAGSVNYPLSKGCYSGVKGSTIYEDDPFAQDFNMDEVDLSFENYEELFSGSLDNTNQLFENNDIDGLFGTKDMSVSKDMSVSDSSCQDVNAVEGSSMRRVMAMQPACSNAESADSLMSCKTEPANYFGRQASILSFSNLGGESNAGDYQECGASTMLLMGEPPWSHPYPESSFASSSRSNAVLRYKEKKKTRKWTWKEGFSAASPKTDLSPRKKESQHANLLLSKCAAENGTWPFLEVHDQLHSRKESRFAISTVIILFIDYTTFAYVVITLTRWSLPILSPKIIQPYVLSCLKD, from the exons ATGGGTCATATATGTGAATTCTGTGGGGAGCAGCGGTCAATTGTATATTGTCGGTCAGATGCAGCTTGCTTATGTTTATCATGCGATCGCAATGTGCATTCCGCGAATGCCCTTTCACAGCGCCATTCGAGGACACTTTTATGTGAAAGATGTAATTCACAACCAGCTGTTGTTAGACGTGTTGAGGAGAAGATTTCTCTTTGCAAGAACTGTGATTCGATTAGTCATGCTGGTTCTGATAAGAGACAAGCACTTAGTTGTTATACTGGATGCCCTTCCGCTGCAGAACTTTCTACTATCTGGTCATTTCTCTTAGATAATCCTTCAACTGGTGATTCAACTTGTGAGAAGGGAATCGGTTCAATGAGCATCACTGACAACCGACCTATGGATGGTCAAGCTCCTCAAGGAAAGTTCAACTCTCAAGATACATCTGCCACAGTTCAAGTGAGTGAAATGCATATTAACGACAAATCAAATGTTTTGATGCGATCCTCTATGCCTACTCTTGGCAACAAGCTAAACAAGGTGGAGCAAATTGCTGGATCTGTGAATTACCCCTTATCAAAG GGCTGCTATTCTGGAGTAAAAGGCTCAACTATATATGAGGATGATCCTTTCGCTCAAGATTTCAATATGGATGAAGTGGACTTGAGTTTTGAAAATTATGAAGAGCTATTCAGTGGTTCTCTCGATAATACAAATCAGCTATTCGAGAATAACGACATTGATGGATTATTTGGGACGAAAGATATGTCAGTTTCTAAAGATATGTCAGTTTCTGATTCCAGCTGCCAGGATGTCAATGCTGTCGAG GGGTCGTCGATGCGAAGGGTAATGGCAATGCAGCCAGCATGTAGCAATGCAGAGTCCGCAGACTCCCTGATGAGCTGCAAAACAGAACCTGCTAATTATTTTGGAAGGCAAGCGTCTATCCTCTCATTTTCTAACCTCGGGGGAGAAAGCAATGCTGGGGATTACCAAGAATGTGGAGCCTCCACAATGCTACTTATGGGAGAACCACCATGGTCCCATCCGTATCCTGAAAGTTCATTTGCGTCAAGTAGCAGAAGCAATGCTGTATTGCGctacaaggaaaagaagaaaacccGCAA GTGGACCTGGAAAGAAGGATTCTCCGCTGCTTCACCAAAAACCGACTTATCACCCAGAAAAAAGGAAAGTCAACATGCAAACCTTTTGTTAAGCAAGTGTGCTGCAGAGAATGGGACTTGGCCATTTCTAGAGGTACATGATCAGCTTCATTCAAGAAAGGAGTCAAGATTTGCAATCTCGACTGTAATTATTTTGTTCATCGACTACACCACGTTTGCTTATGTTGTTATCACTCTAACTAGGTGGAGTTTACCGATTTTGAGTCCCAAAATAATTCAACCGTACGTCCTTTCATGTCTGAAGGACTGA
- the LOC132068709 gene encoding zinc finger protein CONSTANS-LIKE 10-like isoform X2 has protein sequence MGHICEFCGEQRSIVYCRSDAACLCLSCDRNVHSANALSQRHSRTLLCERCNSQPAVVRRVEEKISLCKNCDSISHAGSDKRQALSCYTGCPSAAELSTIWSFLLDNPSTGDSTCEKGIGSMSITDNRPMDGQAPQGKFNSQDTSATVQVSEMHINDKSNVLMRSSMPTLGNKLNKVEQIAGSVNYPLSKGCYSGVKGSTIYEDDPFAQDFNMDEVDLSFENYEELFSGSLDNTNQLFENNDIDGLFGTKDMSVSKDMSVSDSSCQDVNAVEGSSMRRVMAMQPACSNAESADSLMSCKTEPANYFGRQASILSFSNLGGESNAGDYQECGASTMLLMGEPPWSHPYPESSFASSSRSNAVLRYKEKKKTRKFDKHVRYESRKARADVRRRVKGRFVKAGDAYDYDPLNETRSF, from the exons ATGGGTCATATATGTGAATTCTGTGGGGAGCAGCGGTCAATTGTATATTGTCGGTCAGATGCAGCTTGCTTATGTTTATCATGCGATCGCAATGTGCATTCCGCGAATGCCCTTTCACAGCGCCATTCGAGGACACTTTTATGTGAAAGATGTAATTCACAACCAGCTGTTGTTAGACGTGTTGAGGAGAAGATTTCTCTTTGCAAGAACTGTGATTCGATTAGTCATGCTGGTTCTGATAAGAGACAAGCACTTAGTTGTTATACTGGATGCCCTTCCGCTGCAGAACTTTCTACTATCTGGTCATTTCTCTTAGATAATCCTTCAACTGGTGATTCAACTTGTGAGAAGGGAATCGGTTCAATGAGCATCACTGACAACCGACCTATGGATGGTCAAGCTCCTCAAGGAAAGTTCAACTCTCAAGATACATCTGCCACAGTTCAAGTGAGTGAAATGCATATTAACGACAAATCAAATGTTTTGATGCGATCCTCTATGCCTACTCTTGGCAACAAGCTAAACAAGGTGGAGCAAATTGCTGGATCTGTGAATTACCCCTTATCAAAG GGCTGCTATTCTGGAGTAAAAGGCTCAACTATATATGAGGATGATCCTTTCGCTCAAGATTTCAATATGGATGAAGTGGACTTGAGTTTTGAAAATTATGAAGAGCTATTCAGTGGTTCTCTCGATAATACAAATCAGCTATTCGAGAATAACGACATTGATGGATTATTTGGGACGAAAGATATGTCAGTTTCTAAAGATATGTCAGTTTCTGATTCCAGCTGCCAGGATGTCAATGCTGTCGAG GGGTCGTCGATGCGAAGGGTAATGGCAATGCAGCCAGCATGTAGCAATGCAGAGTCCGCAGACTCCCTGATGAGCTGCAAAACAGAACCTGCTAATTATTTTGGAAGGCAAGCGTCTATCCTCTCATTTTCTAACCTCGGGGGAGAAAGCAATGCTGGGGATTACCAAGAATGTGGAGCCTCCACAATGCTACTTATGGGAGAACCACCATGGTCCCATCCGTATCCTGAAAGTTCATTTGCGTCAAGTAGCAGAAGCAATGCTGTATTGCGctacaaggaaaagaagaaaacccGCAA ATTTGATAAGCATGTGAGATATGAATCTCGCAAGGCAAGGGCTGATGTGAGAAGGCGTGTGAAGGGACGCTTTGTCAAGGCTGGTGATGCTTACGATTATGACCCCCTGAACGAGACCAGAAGCTTTTGA